The genome window CCGCGACCCTCACTTATCAGCGCGACGGCAACGACGCCCTGCTCGTGACGCAGGAGCATCGCTCCCGCGGCGGTGTGGCCCTCCCGGCCGACGCGCATCGGGTGGTCCGCAAGCCTCCGGCGGCAGGGACCCCCGCCAAGCGACCGGCGGCGCAGGCGGCTGCGACGAAGTAACAACGACAGACGCCCGGCGTGAGTCGGGCGCCTTGGGGGACCGCGTAACAGGACGGACGCGACAGCGCGAACAGAGCGGCTCGGACGCCAACTCAACAGACATCCGGTCCGGGGACGACGCGTCCCGGATCCGCAATCCAACACAGGCGGGCGAGGAGCAGATTCCCATGAAGCGATCCCTCTGGCGTTCGGGGCTGGCCGGCGTGCTGGCGATGATGATGGCAACGGGACCGGCCTTCGGTCGCGGCTTCGGCGGCGGCGGATTTGGCGGCGGTGGGGGTGGCTTCCGCGGAGGCGGAGGGGGCTTTGGCGGCGGTGGATTCGGCGGGGGCGGGATGGGAGGCGGCGGCTTCCGCGGCGGGATGCCGTCCGGCGGCTTTGGTGGCGGCGGCTTCGGCGGGGGCGGGGGTGGGAACTTTGGCGGAGGGGGCTACCGCGGCGGCGGAGGGAACTTTGGTGGTGGTAACTTTGGCGGCGGGAACTTCGGCGGGGGAGGTCTGTCGGGGAGCGGGTTCCGTCCCGCGCCGCAGGTCCGTCCGGGGATGCCGTCGGGGATAGGGCTTCCGGGTGGTGGAGGCGGCGGCATTGGAGGCGGGGGATTCAATCGGCCCGGGGGTGAGTTCGGCGGCGGTGGTGGGATGAACCGGCCGAACGTCGTGCATCCTCCGGGAGGGGGCGGCATCGGTCTCGGCGGCGACGGCGGACGGTTCGGCATTGGCGATCGCCCGCAGATCCAGCCGGGAGGCGGAATCAATCGCGGGGACCTGAGCCCGGGGAACCGTCCCGGCCTCGGCGGTGGGGGCGAAGGACTCCGTCCGGGAGCGGGCGGAGGGGGGACTGCCAACCTGCCCGGACTCGGCGGCGGTGGCGTCCGGCCCGGCCAGGGAGGAGCGGGCGAGCGGCTGCCTGGAATTGGCGGCGGCGGTGTCCGGCCTGGTCAGGGGGGTGCGGGCGAGCGGCTGCCGGGGATCGGAGGGGGCGGGACCCGTCCCGGTCAGGGTGGGGCCGGGGAGCGGTGGAACGCCCAGAATCCAGGCTCGATCTCCGACCGGCACCAGGATCTGGCCAACCGCTTTGACAACATGGACCAGCACTGGGGGGACAGCGGCTGGCATCATCAGAACTGGGAAGGCCCCAACGGCGGCGATGTCAATCACATCGGCTTCTGGGGACCGAACGGCTACTGGGGACACACCGGCGTCTCGGGCCCCAACGGCGGGCACTGGGGGCACTCGACCGGGATCGGTCCCAACGGAGCTTACGGCCGGACGACCGGCATCGGACCGAACGGCGCGGTGTGGGGACATGGCGGCGCGATCGGACCGAACGGCGCCTTCGGGTACGCAGGCTACGCCGGACCGGCCGGCCATTGGTCCCGCAACTGGGGGGGCTGGTACAACGGCTACGCTCCCGCGTGGGGGAACGGCCGCTGGAACTACCTGTGGGATCAGTACCCGGTCGCCATGGGCTTCGGCTGCACGATGTGGGGACTCAATTCCGTTGCCTGGGCCTTTGGGGTCGGAACTTACTGGAACCCGTATTGCGATGGGCCGGTGTACGTCAACAACCAGCCGGTTGTGACCTACACGGAGCCGGTCGTCGGCGATCCGTCGTACGATCAGCAGGCCGCTGACAACGCCGCCGCCGACGCCGCGGCGGGTCCCGGACAGCAGGGGGAAGATCCGCTGACCGAGGCATTCAACCTGGCCCGGGTCTCGTTCTACAACGGGGACTATCAGGACGCCCTCAAGAGGACGAACGACGCCCTGGTCAAGGCGCCGCGGGATGCGGCGATCAACGAGTTCCGCAGCCTGTGCCTGTTCGCGCTCGGCCAGTACCGCGACTCAGCGGCGACGATTCATTCCGTCCTGGCCGCCGGGCCGGGGTGGGACTGGACGACGATGATCAGCCTGTACCAGAACCAGGACACGTACACGGCCCAGCTCCGGGCTCTGGAGGATGCGGCGAAGGCCAGTCCTGATGCGGCGGATCTGCGGTTCCTGCTGGCGTATCACTACATCACGTGCGACCACAAGGACGCCGCGGTGGTGATGCTGAAGGAAGTGGTCCGGCTGCAGCCGAAGGATGAGCTGGCGGCGGAGCTGGTGAAGATGTACAGCCCGGCTCCGGATCAGCCGGCCGCCACGGCGGAGGCGAAGGCTCCGGATCTGGAGAAGCCCGCTTTCCCGATGGAGAAGCTGGAAGGGGACTGGACGGCGAAGGATGATTCCGGGGGTGCGTTCAAGCTTCACCTGGGTGACAAGGACGTGTTCACGTGGACGTTCACGCGGGATGGTCAGCCGCAGGCGGTTTCGGGGGCCTATATTGTGCGGGGGACGAACCTGGTGATGCAGCCGGACAGTGGCGGCACGATGATCAGCACGATTGCGTTGAAGAACGACAGCACGTTGAGCTTCACGCCGGTGGGCAATGCGAAGGCGCTGACGTTCACGAAGTAAGCCCCAACCGGGTCCAGGGGCACCCTGGTGGGGAGTGCAGAGGGGCAACGCCCCTTTGCCCGCCGGAGGCCTGGCCGTCGAGAGATGTCTGAAGGAGTGCGTGTCCAAGCGCGGACAACGTGTCGGATGTCCCTATATCAACCCGCAGGGATTCCAGGACGAGTGGTGAGTCCTCAACGCCGGTGCCACAAAGGGGACATCCGTTGTGTCCCACGGTTCCTCATGGAAGAGGCCTCCGGCGGCAAGGGGGTGAGACCCCCTTGACCCCGGCTGCCGTGGCACGTTGGGTTTGAGCGATCGGAGTCCGTCCGGCAAGGACGCGACTCAGTATGTAATCTGCGTCCGCAAGCCGAGCACCAGCGCAGTATCCACCGCCTGACGCGTCGGATTGACCACCTGCAGATCAGGTGTGATGTGGAACCACGGCGTCACAGCAATGTTGTAATACAGCTCCACCCCCTGCTCGTTCGTCAGGGGCACGAAGGGAGCCAGGGTCCGCTGCAGGTCGCTGCTCGTCTCCATGAAGTAGTACCCGATCCCAAACGTATCGGCCGGCCGGGACTTGAGCGGGCTCGACCCCCCCACACCCACCGTCGCCGTATAACGGATCGGATTCGGATTGCCGTCCGACAGGGCGAACTGGCCGAAGACACCCCAGCCCCGCTGCGGATTCTCCGGATCGACGAACAGGTACTGGTCGAACGCATACATCAGCGACCACGAACTGCTCTTCTGCGGGAACAGAACCGCCGGCCCGTCCGGCGTAATGACGTACGCCGCGTCGTCGAGGGCGTTCACGGTCCGGCTCGACCAGCTGAAGTACATCTGCTGATGCCCCGGGAGATCCCGGAGCTTCACCGGGATGTTCAGGTTCCCGAACAGCGAGGCGCCGTTCGAGAAGGCGTCATCGACCCCGCTCGTCGTCGGGTGATTGACCGGATCGATCACGATCATGCTGAAGATCGGCTCCTTCCCGTCGAGGATCGCGAAGCCCGCGCCAAGCGACGAGTAGGGGACGGTCCGGCCGAAGATCGGCGGCAGCGTGAACGACGTGTTCATGAACTGCGTCTGCCCCTTGCCCGCGGCGAAGGGGTGCATGTAGCCGTCCACGATGTTCAGCTTGCCGGCGAAGACCATCAGGTTCTCGTTCACGATCTGCGTGAATTTGAGCCCCGTGATCGAGGTCACATGCTCGCCCGGCTTGGGAAACAGGGCCGCGGTATTGACCGGGCTGATCGCTCCCGTTGAGCCGTTGACATCATCCCCGTAGAGAGTCTCGCCATGCAGATCGACGATCAGGCCTTCCCACAGCCCCAGCTTGCTGGCGTCCGCCGTGAGGTAGTAGTCGTTCCGGCCGCCAAAGACGAACTCCTGGTTCCGACCGCCGCTCGCGACCCCCTGGTAGATCAGGGTCGAGGTGGCGTCGAACTTCATGCCGTGCTCGGCCAGGGCGGGGCGGAGGCCCCCCATCTCGCCGAGGAGATTCGTCCGCTTCGGACTGAAGAGGTCCGACATCGGACACAGCTCATGCGCGAAGCTCTCGTCCCCTTCGGTGAAGACGCACGAGAGGTCGTCGTCCGCCTGCGCCCGCGCGGCCAGGCCGGCGCCGATGGCGAGCGCGAGGATCACGAAGCCGGCGCGACGGAGGGCCGGGGTCGAGACGAGCGGATGATCGAACGGCGGAGCGAAGCGAGCGCGCTGCATGGGGCATCCCTGCCACGGCGGAACTTACGGCGCAGAAATGAGCCTGCGAATGGTTTCGGCCCGCACCTTTCACCCGCGTCTCCCTCACGACGCGGACCATCGAACTTTTCCCCTCGGGCCGTGACCGGAATGCGTCAGGCAAGTTGTGCGGGGGGCCCCGCGGTGGCACATCGGCGAAGACTGCCGCAGGGGGCCGACCTTCGTTCGATCGGCGGAGGCGTTCTCGCCCTGCTTCTGCTCGTCCTGGGGGCCGCGTGGGAGACGCCGCTTGCGGCCCAGGAGCCCAAGGTGGACGACCCGTTGTCGTCGTGGAACGACACCGCGACGAAAGCGGCGATCGTGTCGTTCGTGGACCGCGCGACGCGGCAGGGGAGCCCGGACTTCGTCCCGCCCGCCGAGCGGATTGCCGTCTTCGACAACGACGGGACCCTGTGGTGCGAGCAGCCAATCTACGTGCAGGCGGTCTTCATCGAGGCCCGCGTCCGGGCTCTCGCTGACCGGCACCCTGAATGGAAAGAGCAGGAGCCGTTCGCGTCGGTCCTCCGGGGAGACCCGAAGGGAGTCGCCGCCGCCGGCCAGAAGGGAGCGCTTGAGCTCCTGGCCGCGACCCATACCGGGATGACGACCGAGGAGTTTTCGAAGCTGGTCGTCGACTGGCTGGCAACCGCCCGGCATCCGAAGACCGGCCGCCGCTACACCGAGATGGTCTACCGGCCGATGCTGGAGCTCCTGGCCTATCTGCGGGCGCGGGGCTTCAAGACCTACGTCGTCTCCGGCGGCGGGATCGAGTTCATGCGCCCCTGGACACTCGCCACCTACGGCATCCCGCCGGAGCAGGTGATCGGTTCCTACGGCAAGCTCAAGTACGAAGTCCGGGACGGGACGCCGGTCCTGGTCAAACTGCCGGAGATCGGCCTGATCGACGACCACGCCGGCAAGCCGGTCGGGATCGAGACCTTCATCGGCCGCCGTCCGGTCGCCGCCTTCGGCAACTCCGACGGCGACCGCGAGATGCTGGAATGGGTCACGGCGGGCCGCGGCCTCCGCTTCGGCCTGATCGTCCATCACGACGACGCCGAGCGGGAATGGGCCTACGACCGCGAGTCGCACGTCGGCCGGCTCGATAAGGCCCTCGACGAGGCGAACGTGAAGCACTGGACCGTCGTGAGCATGAAAGCCGACTGGCGAACGATCTATCCCCCTGCGGTCGAGCGGACTCCCTGATGCGGAGGAGCCTGAGCGGAGTCCTTTCGACCTTCCTGTCTTCATTGTCGGCCCGAGCCGTTCCCGCGATTCGGCCCCCCCACTGCACTTCCGGAGACCATTGATGCGTCTTGCCCTTCCAATGCCCGCGTTCCTCGTTGCCGCATGGCTGAGCGCCGTGTCCCTCCCGCCCGCCGCTTCGGCGGACGATCCCGCCCCCGTGCGGGTCACGGTCGACAACTTCGCCCGCGCCGAGAGCGACATGTACTTCGCCCGCTTCGTGGGGGAGGGGTCGCTCGGCAAGTTCCATCACACCCGCGAGCTGGCGCCGATCGAGATGCAGACGGTGATCCGGCTCAATCGCGACACCCTCTACTCGATGGGGGTCTTCGATCTCGACGCGGGGCCCGTGACGATCACGCTCCCCGACGCGGGAAAGCGGTTCATCGCCATGCAGGTTATCAATGAGGACCACTACACCCCGGAAGTGGTCTACCGGCCCGGCCCCCACACCCTGACGCGGGACGGAGTCGGGACGCGGTACGTGACCGCCGCGATGCGGATCTTCGTGAACCCCTCCGATCCCGAGGACCTCAAGGCGGTCCACGCTCTGCAGGACGCGATCCGGGCCGAGCAGAAGTCAGCCGGGACCTTCCAGATCCCCCGCTGGGACATGGAGTCGCAGAAGAAGATCCGCGAGGCGCTCCTGGCGCTCACCGCCGCCAACGGCGGCCTCGACTCCAAGCGGATGTTCGGCCGCAAGGACCAGGTCGATCCGGTGCAGCATCTCCTGGGAACCGCCGCCGGCTGGGGAGGCAACCCGCTGGCCGACGCGCTGTACGTCGGGGTGGTACCGAAAGCGAACGACGGCAAGACGGTCTACCGCCTGACCGTGAAGGACGTCCCCGTCGACGGGTTCTGGTCGATCAGCGTCTACGACAAGGAGGGCTTCTACGACAAGAACCCCGAGAACGCCTACACGCTCAACAACGTCACCGCCAGGCCGAACGCGGACGGCTCGGTGACCGTGCAGTTCGGCGGTTGCGGCGGCACCCCCAACTGCCTTCCGATCATGCCGGGCTGGAACTACCTCGTGCGGCTCTACCGCCCGCGGAAGGAGATCCTGGACGGTTCGTGGACGTTCCCCGAAGCCGAGCCCGTGAAGTGACCTGTTCCTGATGGGGGCGCGGAGAGGGGGCGTGTCGCCGGCCGTGATTGCGAAGCGGACGACCGCCCCGCCTGCGGCCACGGGGCATTCAATCAGGGAGCAATTGAAATGCTGCGCGGGTTCATCATTGCCGGCCTCGTGACGTTGGGGATCCTGTTCGCTCTGTGCGCGGGGGTTGTCGCCTGGGTGAAGCTCAGCGGGTTCGACGGGGCGGACATCGCCAAGATGATGATCCCGACGCCGAACCGGGAGGAGCTCTATCCCGACGCTCCGCCGATGCCCGCGAAGGTCGCCGCGACCGCGGAAGAGCTGCTGGGCGAGTACGAGGCCTTCCTGACCGCCGAAGCCCCGGCCGCCCTCGCCGCGCTCCAGCCGGGCCTCGACGACGCGGCGATCGAGCGGCTGGAGACCGAGCACGCCTTCCAGCTGCCCGACGACCTGCGGGCCCTCTACCGGTGGCGGAACGGGGCGAAGGAGGGGGCCGGGCCGCACGCCTTTGCCGACGGGCGTTTCCTTCCGCTCGAGGCGGCGATCGAGCAGCGAAGAGTCTTCAAGGCACAGATGGAGGAGGTGGTGAAGGAGAATCCGAAGCTGACGGATACGTTCGAGGGCTGGTTGTCGCACCGCTATCCGTGGATCGCCGTCATCGCCGACGAGGCAGGGGACGGGATGTTCTTCGACCCGACGCGAAAGGCCGACGAGGGGGCGGTCTTCCACTGCTTTGCCGAGGACGGCTACGTCTTCTATCCGTCGTGGACCAACTACCTCGCTCAGCAGGTGGAGCTGGCCAAGGGGAAACTCCTTCAGAACGGTCAGCTCGGAGTCGAGTTCACCGAGAAGGGATACGCGGAGGCGGATGCGGTGCAGCGCCGCTTTGGAGCTCCGGCGCAGTGACGCGCAGGCCGGCCTACATGGCGATCTGGAGGTAGTTGAGCCAGGTGTACCAGCGGACGATCACCCGGCGGACGATCCGGAACGGAGTGCCGTACTT of Planctomyces sp. SH-PL14 contains these proteins:
- a CDS encoding carbohydrate porin, translated to MQRARFAPPFDHPLVSTPALRRAGFVILALAIGAGLAARAQADDDLSCVFTEGDESFAHELCPMSDLFSPKRTNLLGEMGGLRPALAEHGMKFDATSTLIYQGVASGGRNQEFVFGGRNDYYLTADASKLGLWEGLIVDLHGETLYGDDVNGSTGAISPVNTAALFPKPGEHVTSITGLKFTQIVNENLMVFAGKLNIVDGYMHPFAAGKGQTQFMNTSFTLPPIFGRTVPYSSLGAGFAILDGKEPIFSMIVIDPVNHPTTSGVDDAFSNGASLFGNLNIPVKLRDLPGHQQMYFSWSSRTVNALDDAAYVITPDGPAVLFPQKSSSWSLMYAFDQYLFVDPENPQRGWGVFGQFALSDGNPNPIRYTATVGVGGSSPLKSRPADTFGIGYYFMETSSDLQRTLAPFVPLTNEQGVELYYNIAVTPWFHITPDLQVVNPTRQAVDTALVLGLRTQITY
- a CDS encoding tetratricopeptide repeat protein — encoded protein: MKRSLWRSGLAGVLAMMMATGPAFGRGFGGGGFGGGGGGFRGGGGGFGGGGFGGGGMGGGGFRGGMPSGGFGGGGFGGGGGGNFGGGGYRGGGGNFGGGNFGGGNFGGGGLSGSGFRPAPQVRPGMPSGIGLPGGGGGGIGGGGFNRPGGEFGGGGGMNRPNVVHPPGGGGIGLGGDGGRFGIGDRPQIQPGGGINRGDLSPGNRPGLGGGGEGLRPGAGGGGTANLPGLGGGGVRPGQGGAGERLPGIGGGGVRPGQGGAGERLPGIGGGGTRPGQGGAGERWNAQNPGSISDRHQDLANRFDNMDQHWGDSGWHHQNWEGPNGGDVNHIGFWGPNGYWGHTGVSGPNGGHWGHSTGIGPNGAYGRTTGIGPNGAVWGHGGAIGPNGAFGYAGYAGPAGHWSRNWGGWYNGYAPAWGNGRWNYLWDQYPVAMGFGCTMWGLNSVAWAFGVGTYWNPYCDGPVYVNNQPVVTYTEPVVGDPSYDQQAADNAAADAAAGPGQQGEDPLTEAFNLARVSFYNGDYQDALKRTNDALVKAPRDAAINEFRSLCLFALGQYRDSAATIHSVLAAGPGWDWTTMISLYQNQDTYTAQLRALEDAAKASPDAADLRFLLAYHYITCDHKDAAVVMLKEVVRLQPKDELAAELVKMYSPAPDQPAATAEAKAPDLEKPAFPMEKLEGDWTAKDDSGGAFKLHLGDKDVFTWTFTRDGQPQAVSGAYIVRGTNLVMQPDSGGTMISTIALKNDSTLSFTPVGNAKALTFTK
- a CDS encoding HAD family hydrolase yields the protein MRQASCAGGPAVAHRRRLPQGADLRSIGGGVLALLLLVLGAAWETPLAAQEPKVDDPLSSWNDTATKAAIVSFVDRATRQGSPDFVPPAERIAVFDNDGTLWCEQPIYVQAVFIEARVRALADRHPEWKEQEPFASVLRGDPKGVAAAGQKGALELLAATHTGMTTEEFSKLVVDWLATARHPKTGRRYTEMVYRPMLELLAYLRARGFKTYVVSGGGIEFMRPWTLATYGIPPEQVIGSYGKLKYEVRDGTPVLVKLPEIGLIDDHAGKPVGIETFIGRRPVAAFGNSDGDREMLEWVTAGRGLRFGLIVHHDDAEREWAYDRESHVGRLDKALDEANVKHWTVVSMKADWRTIYPPAVERTP
- a CDS encoding DUF1254 domain-containing protein; this encodes MRLALPMPAFLVAAWLSAVSLPPAASADDPAPVRVTVDNFARAESDMYFARFVGEGSLGKFHHTRELAPIEMQTVIRLNRDTLYSMGVFDLDAGPVTITLPDAGKRFIAMQVINEDHYTPEVVYRPGPHTLTRDGVGTRYVTAAMRIFVNPSDPEDLKAVHALQDAIRAEQKSAGTFQIPRWDMESQKKIREALLALTAANGGLDSKRMFGRKDQVDPVQHLLGTAAGWGGNPLADALYVGVVPKANDGKTVYRLTVKDVPVDGFWSISVYDKEGFYDKNPENAYTLNNVTARPNADGSVTVQFGGCGGTPNCLPIMPGWNYLVRLYRPRKEILDGSWTFPEAEPVK
- a CDS encoding SMI1/KNR4 family protein produces the protein MLRGFIIAGLVTLGILFALCAGVVAWVKLSGFDGADIAKMMIPTPNREELYPDAPPMPAKVAATAEELLGEYEAFLTAEAPAALAALQPGLDDAAIERLETEHAFQLPDDLRALYRWRNGAKEGAGPHAFADGRFLPLEAAIEQRRVFKAQMEEVVKENPKLTDTFEGWLSHRYPWIAVIADEAGDGMFFDPTRKADEGAVFHCFAEDGYVFYPSWTNYLAQQVELAKGKLLQNGQLGVEFTEKGYAEADAVQRRFGAPAQ